Proteins encoded in a region of the Megalops cyprinoides isolate fMegCyp1 chromosome 3, fMegCyp1.pri, whole genome shotgun sequence genome:
- the mrm3b gene encoding rRNA methyltransferase 3B, mitochondrial, with the protein MGCRLLVSELSTILTVKENPGANLKRYVRALRRRPVKVLYPDDETEKQQKSKQNISKVVEQRPAHQTFAAQKKTVSESGIKNKQKVEDTGDAISKFWSNSKQGTKASADYKMPSSAFYDDLAGLRYEKAFPGDKRLARVVCVARSRKFREQQGKVLLEGRRLICDALDAGAIPQMIFFSTVERLRELPLDKLRRTSLVKVKFEEIKTWSDLVTPQGLMAIFSRPDAARLAFPSEQRGQSVPLSLICDNVRDPGNLGTILRCAAAAGCHSVLLTKGCVDVWEPKVLRAAMGAHFRLPIIPSLEWDHIPGHLPTMTTVHLADNCSVMEKDAEEAAASSPPRKAGDYGWVSTRPNPRNVQYEEYYESDSDDELDEGRLSLPVVETQLYHENWAQGHTALVIGGETHGLSVEALQLAERTDGRRLLVPMVPGVDSLNSAMAASILLFEGRRQFTLLNRESDRKTKSKMP; encoded by the exons ATGGGTTGTCGGCTCCTAGTATCAGAGTTAAGTACAATTTTGACGGTCAAGGAGAATCCAGGTGCCAACTTGAAGAGGTACGTCCGCGCCTTAAGACGCAGACCCGTGAAGGTGCTGTACCCGGACGATGAGACCGAAAAGCAGCagaaatcaaagcaaaacatttccaaaGTCGTTGAGCAGCGACCGGCTCATCAGACGTTTGCTGCCCAGAAGAAGACGGTCTCAGAGAGCggtataaaaaacaaacagaaagtaGAGGACACTGGTGATGCCATCTCAAAGTTCTGGAGTAATTCTAAACAAGGCACTAAAGCCTCTGCAGACTATAAAATGCCATCTTCAGCATTTTACGATGATCTGGCCGGACTGCGATACGAGAAGGCCTTCCCTGGAGACAAGAGATTGGC GAGGGTAGTTTGCGTGGCACGCTCGAGGAAATTTCGGGAACAGCAGGGCAAGGTGCTGCTGGAGGGGAGACGGCTGATCTGCGACGCGCTGGATGCGGGGGCCATCCCGCAGATGATCTTCTTCAGCACCGTGGAGCGACTACGCGAGCTGCCCCTGGACAAACTGCGGCGCACCAGCCTGGTAAAAGTGAAATTCGAGGAAATCAAGACTTGGTCGGACCTTGTGACTCCACAAGGCCTGATGG CTATATTCTCGCGTCCGGATGCAGCGCGACTGGCGTTCCCCAGTGAGCAGCGGGGCCAGTCAGTGCCGCTTTCGCTGATCTGCGACAACGTGCGCGACCCGGGCAATCTGGGCACCATTCTGCGCTGTGCAGCTGCGGCTGGATGTCACAGTGTGTTATTAACCAAAG GCTGTGTGGATGTCTGGGAGCCAAAGGTGCTGCGAGCTGCAATGGGCGCCCACTTCAGGCTTCCCATCATCCCTAGTTTGGAGTGGGACCATATTCCGGGACACCTCCCTACCATGACCACCGTCCACCTGGCTGACAACTGTAGCGTGATGGAGAAGGACGCAGAAGAAGCGGCAGCGTCAAGTCCACCCCGAAAAGCAGGAGATTATGGCTGGGTGAGCACCAGGCCTAACCCCAGAAACGTGCAGTACGAGGAATACTATGAGTCGGACTCTGACGATGAGTTGGACGAGGGAAGGCTTTCTCTCCCGGTCGTGGAGACCCAGCTTTACCATGAAAACTGGGCACAGGGTCACACCGCGCTCGTGATTGGTGGAGAGACCCATGGACTCAGCGTGGAAGCTCTTCAATTGGCTGAGAGAACTGATGGTAGAAGGCTCCTTGTTCCCATGGTTCCCGGGGTGGACAGTCTAAACTCTGCTATGGCGGCTAGTATTCTCCTCTTTGAGGGCAGGCGACAGTTTACGCTGCTTAATAGGGAGTCTGACAGGAAAACCAAATCCAAAATGCCATAA